In one window of Nitrospira sp. DNA:
- a CDS encoding sugar kinase: MGKLLVVGSVALDTVKTPFGEVTEVLGGSATYFSTAASYFTSVDLIAVVGEDFPEQHVAFLKSRKIDLTGLERRPGATFRWKGAYSHQLNEAQTLDTRLNVFETFRPKIPAQYSSPDVLFLGNIDPNLQLDVLQQVKRPALVACDTMNFWINGKRDALWNVLQHIDVLIINDGEARALGEDSNLVKVAKKILARGPKHLIVKRGEYGVLMFNEKQVFGAPAFPLDDVRDPTGAGDTFAGGFLGYLAATGNRSTEAMRQAIIFGSVMASFTVEAFSLDRLRILDYKEIEARFKEFKRLTHFEDIGA, encoded by the coding sequence ATGGGAAAATTGCTCGTAGTGGGATCAGTGGCTCTGGATACGGTGAAGACCCCCTTTGGTGAGGTCACTGAGGTGCTCGGTGGTTCGGCCACCTACTTTTCGACCGCGGCCAGTTATTTCACGTCGGTCGACCTCATTGCAGTGGTGGGAGAAGACTTCCCCGAACAGCATGTCGCGTTTCTCAAAAGCCGCAAGATTGATTTAACGGGGTTGGAACGGCGACCCGGAGCGACCTTCCGTTGGAAGGGGGCCTATTCGCACCAGCTGAATGAAGCCCAAACCCTCGATACCCGATTGAATGTGTTCGAGACCTTCCGGCCGAAAATTCCTGCGCAGTATAGCTCCCCGGATGTGTTGTTTCTGGGGAACATTGATCCGAATCTGCAACTCGATGTGCTGCAACAGGTGAAACGTCCGGCACTCGTGGCCTGCGACACGATGAACTTCTGGATCAACGGCAAGCGGGATGCGTTGTGGAACGTGCTGCAGCATATCGACGTGCTGATCATCAATGACGGCGAGGCGCGGGCGTTGGGGGAAGACTCCAATCTCGTGAAGGTCGCGAAGAAAATTCTCGCGCGCGGGCCGAAGCATCTGATCGTCAAGCGCGGTGAATATGGCGTGTTGATGTTCAACGAGAAGCAGGTGTTCGGCGCGCCGGCGTTTCCGCTGGATGACGTGCGTGATCCGACCGGCGCCGGCGACACCTTTGCCGGTGGATTCCTGGGCTATCTGGCCGCCACGGGAAATCGTTCCACGGAGGCGATGCGACAGGCCATCATTTTCGGAAGCGTCATGGCCTCGTTTACAGTAGAAGCCTTTAGCCTTGACCGATTGAGGATCCTAGATTACAAAGAGATTGAAGCACGTTTCAAAGAGTTCAAGCGACTCACGCATTTTGAGGATATCGGCGCATGA
- a CDS encoding helix-turn-helix domain-containing protein: MESVGEFFRQVRETKGLTVDEVASKTRIRTDFVKALEEGNFAKLPDQVFARGFVRSYARSLGLDEEDAIHRFVQSAGAFYDKQGERERLRQRQVEEERRRKANRKAVGIAITVAIATLVFLLSREQSSTLMRRPASDVPPPSKKSAPFAKDARESAARPAMELPPPIVPASKPLEPAPVLPSAKPAQDKVVVPQTAAPAAVARAPVQVEPVAAPPTATMGADGPLAGLSVDGPVGSDGPLVLDLDATELSWVVVQVDSGSPQEALLRPGQKAQWKAQDQFTVTLGNAGGVRAELNGKPQKPFGPSGKVVRDVVIKR, encoded by the coding sequence ATGGAATCAGTGGGTGAATTTTTTCGGCAGGTACGCGAGACGAAGGGGCTAACGGTCGACGAAGTCGCCTCGAAGACCCGCATCCGCACGGATTTCGTCAAAGCGCTCGAAGAGGGAAATTTCGCCAAGTTGCCCGATCAGGTGTTTGCCCGAGGCTTTGTTCGATCCTACGCGCGATCGCTGGGGTTGGATGAAGAAGATGCCATTCACCGATTTGTTCAGTCTGCCGGTGCGTTTTATGACAAGCAGGGTGAGCGTGAACGGTTGCGGCAACGCCAGGTTGAAGAGGAGCGCCGTCGCAAGGCCAACCGCAAAGCAGTCGGTATTGCGATCACCGTGGCGATTGCCACGCTGGTTTTTTTATTGAGCCGCGAACAGTCTTCCACGTTGATGCGGAGACCCGCATCCGATGTGCCGCCGCCAAGCAAGAAGAGCGCGCCTTTTGCCAAGGATGCGCGCGAATCTGCTGCCCGCCCGGCCATGGAGTTGCCTCCTCCGATCGTGCCGGCCTCGAAGCCGCTGGAACCGGCGCCAGTACTCCCGTCTGCCAAACCTGCGCAGGATAAAGTGGTGGTTCCGCAGACCGCAGCTCCTGCTGCCGTGGCCAGAGCGCCGGTGCAAGTGGAACCCGTTGCTGCGCCACCAACCGCGACGATGGGCGCCGATGGCCCTCTGGCTGGCTTGTCGGTCGATGGTCCAGTCGGGTCTGATGGGCCCCTCGTGCTTGATCTCGATGCGACGGAGCTGAGTTGGGTGGTTGTCCAAGTCGACTCAGGCAGTCCCCAGGAAGCATTGTTGCGCCCCGGTCAAAAGGCCCAATGGAAGGCGCAAGATCAGTTCACCGTTACTCTTGGGAATGCCGGTGGCGTGCGTGCCGAATTGAACGGGAAGCCGCAAAAGCCGTTTGGCCCGAGCGGGAAGGTTGTCCGGGATGTCGTGATCAAGCGGTGA
- a CDS encoding tetratricopeptide repeat protein: MMVVGRQRSRTDGACRMLGFSCMLSVFALSVLGGCANEENVRKSKGFYQEGVARLSSDQQQAYVSFQKAVKLNPENKDAHYGLGHIYASQGRLKLAEESFREAIRIDGDYAEANTYLGQVLASQDRWKDAIAAYRQALSNPLYPTPDLARFHLGKALMHEGDLQGAMEVLEDATTVTPPNVPPAMLHLELARVYHKLGFDQRAREALSKVSTLDKGGEQAAAAQELLGKLKP, from the coding sequence ATGATGGTTGTTGGTCGACAACGAAGCCGGACAGACGGGGCCTGCCGCATGCTGGGGTTTTCCTGCATGCTGAGTGTGTTCGCACTGTCTGTCTTAGGTGGATGCGCCAACGAAGAAAATGTGCGGAAGTCGAAAGGGTTTTATCAGGAAGGGGTCGCGCGGCTGAGTTCCGATCAGCAGCAGGCGTACGTGTCTTTTCAAAAGGCCGTGAAGCTGAACCCCGAGAACAAGGACGCCCATTACGGCTTGGGACATATTTACGCGTCACAAGGCCGGCTTAAATTGGCTGAGGAATCTTTCCGGGAGGCTATTCGCATCGATGGGGACTACGCGGAAGCCAACACCTATCTCGGGCAAGTTTTGGCCAGCCAGGATCGGTGGAAGGACGCTATCGCGGCCTACCGCCAGGCGCTCAGCAACCCCCTCTATCCCACGCCAGACTTGGCTCGGTTTCACCTGGGGAAGGCCTTGATGCATGAGGGTGATCTGCAGGGAGCCATGGAAGTGTTGGAAGACGCGACCACGGTGACGCCTCCCAATGTTCCGCCTGCCATGCTGCATTTGGAATTGGCGCGTGTCTACCACAAGCTGGGTTTTGACCAGCGAGCGCGGGAAGCTCTCTCGAAGGTGTCGACATTGGATAAGGGCGGCGAGCAGGCGGCGGCCGCGCAGGAACTCCTCGGTAAGCTTAAACCATAG
- the mtnP gene encoding S-methyl-5'-thioadenosine phosphorylase: protein MTTSKKTVQAAIGIIGGSGLYNIEGLERVREVRVRTPFGVPSDAVVTGVLGGVRVAFLSRHGRGHRINPGSINYRANIYALKSLGVKQVISVSAVGSMKEAIRPGDVVLPDQFIDLTKRRISTFFDDGIVAHVGFGEPVCASVADTLEEAGRAAGARLHRGGTYVCMEGPQFSTKAESRLYRQWGVDVIGMTNMPEAKLAREAELCYATVALPTDYDCWHETEEAVTVDAILATLHKNVALAKQVLKTAVPKLDPDRACLCHQALGNAIVTAPDHMSAAAKRRLNLLIAPYVRMRKGKR, encoded by the coding sequence ATGACGACATCGAAGAAAACCGTTCAGGCGGCCATCGGCATCATCGGCGGGAGTGGGTTGTACAATATCGAAGGATTGGAACGAGTCCGCGAGGTGCGAGTGCGCACCCCGTTTGGGGTTCCTTCGGATGCCGTGGTTACGGGGGTGTTGGGTGGTGTGCGAGTGGCGTTTCTCTCGCGGCATGGCCGGGGGCACCGGATCAATCCCGGAAGCATCAATTACCGCGCCAACATTTACGCGCTGAAATCACTGGGTGTGAAGCAAGTGATTTCAGTCAGCGCGGTCGGGAGCATGAAAGAGGCCATTCGGCCTGGCGATGTCGTGTTGCCGGATCAATTCATCGATCTTACCAAACGGCGCATATCCACCTTTTTCGATGACGGCATTGTGGCCCACGTTGGTTTCGGCGAACCGGTCTGTGCCTCGGTGGCCGATACCTTGGAGGAAGCGGGACGGGCTGCCGGGGCGCGCCTTCATCGGGGAGGCACCTATGTGTGTATGGAGGGGCCTCAATTTTCGACCAAGGCCGAGTCCCGGCTGTATCGGCAGTGGGGAGTGGACGTCATTGGAATGACGAACATGCCCGAGGCGAAGCTCGCTCGCGAAGCCGAACTCTGTTACGCCACGGTGGCGTTGCCGACCGACTATGACTGTTGGCATGAGACGGAAGAGGCGGTCACCGTGGACGCCATCCTTGCCACACTCCACAAGAATGTGGCGTTGGCCAAGCAGGTGTTGAAAACGGCGGTGCCCAAGCTGGACCCCGATCGTGCCTGCCTCTGCCATCAGGCGCTTGGAAACGCCATCGTAACCGCTCCGGATCACATGTCGGCTGCGGCCAAGCGCCGGTTGAATCTCTTGATTGCTCCCTATGTACGGATGCGGAAAGGAAAACGGTGA
- a CDS encoding cytochrome c: MGYFSKFVGVCAAVTLLSVAVVGAEEKDPLKPRVAPDQMADAKAMKNPVASTPESIAKGKALYEGKGTCFNCHGKEGKGDGPAGAILNPSPRNFTNCKFHKKRKDGELFWVIKNGSPGTGMVSLVPAAITEEEAWTIINYERSFCKGGEE, from the coding sequence ATGGGGTATTTTTCTAAGTTCGTTGGAGTGTGTGCGGCCGTCACCCTGTTGTCGGTGGCGGTGGTGGGCGCTGAAGAAAAGGATCCGCTGAAGCCCCGTGTTGCGCCGGATCAGATGGCGGACGCGAAGGCAATGAAGAACCCGGTTGCTTCGACCCCGGAAAGCATTGCCAAGGGCAAGGCATTGTATGAGGGCAAGGGCACCTGCTTCAATTGTCACGGGAAAGAGGGGAAGGGCGATGGCCCTGCCGGCGCGATCCTCAATCCGAGCCCGCGCAACTTCACCAACTGCAAGTTCCACAAGAAGCGGAAAGATGGCGAGCTGTTCTGGGTGATCAAGAACGGCAGCCCGGGCACCGGCATGGTTTCGTTGGTCCCTGCGGCAATCACCGAAGAAGAAGCGTGGACGATCATCAATTATGAGCGCAGCTTCTGCAAGGGTGGCGAAGAATAG